From Chloroflexota bacterium, a single genomic window includes:
- a CDS encoding SMC-Scp complex subunit ScpB: MSDTEKMEPEESILPPPTPEQIPALLEALLFVADEPVEVRSLASVLGVDVAA; this comes from the coding sequence ACACAGAGAAAATGGAGCCCGAAGAGAGTATTTTGCCACCGCCAACGCCAGAGCAAATACCGGCCTTGTTGGAGGCCCTCCTCTTCGTGGCCGATGAGCCAGTAGAGGTGAGGTCCCTGGCCTCTGTGCTCGGGGTGGATGTGGCGGCAG